In Bacteriovorax stolpii, a single genomic region encodes these proteins:
- a CDS encoding serine/threonine protein kinase, producing MTKNLWGTNATQFFFELNPDLVLDTVEKLGFRTTGRVLTMNSMENRVYEVEIESDSDNPSEHSKIIKFYRPGRWTKEQIQEEHDFLLDLKEFEVPVIAPLEFEEKTLFTLPEPELFYTVFPKQGGRAPDEFTDEEIEQVGRLLARLHNVGSMKKAKHRLHLTPDIYLKSNLDFLVGQKIVPSHFEMTYKTTLETIYNLTKDSFKNITTHRIHGDCHLGNILKRGDVFNLIDFDDMVVGPAVQDMWLLLPGRDDYANNLRNKLLEGYTSMRDFNYEELRLTEVLRTLRMINYSAWIAKRFDDPAFKNAFPFFESPSYWEGQISDLREQIYYLENLSRSHHDYE from the coding sequence ATGACAAAAAATCTCTGGGGAACCAATGCCACTCAATTCTTCTTTGAACTCAATCCCGACCTCGTCTTAGACACCGTTGAAAAACTGGGCTTTCGCACTACCGGCCGTGTTCTCACTATGAACTCGATGGAAAACCGCGTGTACGAAGTGGAGATCGAAAGCGACTCGGACAATCCAAGTGAGCACTCAAAGATTATTAAGTTCTACCGCCCTGGAAGATGGACTAAAGAACAGATACAAGAAGAACACGATTTTCTTTTAGACCTAAAAGAATTCGAAGTTCCAGTTATCGCTCCTTTGGAGTTTGAGGAGAAAACCCTCTTCACTCTCCCCGAACCTGAACTCTTTTATACCGTTTTTCCAAAGCAAGGTGGACGTGCTCCCGATGAATTTACCGATGAAGAGATCGAACAAGTAGGAAGACTTCTAGCGCGACTTCACAATGTCGGCAGCATGAAGAAGGCCAAACACCGCCTACACCTGACTCCTGATATTTACTTAAAATCAAACCTGGATTTCTTAGTCGGACAAAAGATCGTTCCTTCTCACTTCGAGATGACTTACAAAACGACTTTAGAGACTATTTACAACCTCACTAAAGACTCTTTTAAAAACATCACGACTCATAGGATTCACGGTGACTGCCACCTTGGAAACATCCTTAAACGCGGCGATGTCTTTAACCTGATTGACTTTGATGACATGGTAGTGGGTCCTGCGGTTCAGGATATGTGGCTCCTTCTTCCTGGCCGAGATGACTACGCTAACAACCTTCGCAATAAACTGCTTGAAGGTTACACTTCAATGCGAGACTTTAACTACGAAGAGCTAAGACTCACGGAAGTCCTGCGCACTCTAAGAATGATCAATTACTCTGCTTGGATTGCAAAACGCTTTGACGATCCGGCATTCAAAAATGCCTTTCCGTTTTTTGAATCACCATCGTATTGGGAAGGACAGATAAGTGATCTTCGCGAGCAGATTTACTATCTAGAAAACCTGTCGCGAAGCCACCACGATTACGAATAA
- a CDS encoding HD-GYP domain-containing protein encodes MEFTPLRISTVKPLRDLTFDLYIFFKEHYLCYAKRGEQLSEDKFQKLKTQKIAKFFITEQDEVNYQKFLDALLDETLSNPKIDLEEKVNMAEGAASSAVERMQKNPTESAYRATEKAAKSLRQVITGNPDTLKKIFGKKVEKNEEIIKHSLNVCALAVKLAEVKRCTEQEMDDLGTAALIHDIGLTTFNKDDIQLFYKPKKFLSNDDKRVYYLHCKDAANILKEKPYVTPAILELVMNHEEVASGLGPNKKKKLSLQEEILSLVNNYDKRTITNKTSPAQTLKDMMIDELGNYELNLLNDFKKVLQTEGLLE; translated from the coding sequence ATGGAATTCACTCCCCTTCGCATTTCGACAGTTAAGCCCCTTAGAGATCTGACTTTTGATCTCTATATCTTCTTCAAAGAGCACTACCTCTGCTACGCTAAACGTGGCGAGCAGCTCTCAGAAGATAAATTTCAAAAGCTTAAAACGCAAAAAATTGCCAAGTTTTTTATCACTGAACAAGATGAAGTGAATTACCAAAAATTCCTCGACGCTCTTTTAGATGAAACGCTGTCTAATCCAAAAATCGATCTGGAAGAAAAAGTAAATATGGCCGAAGGAGCCGCCAGCTCTGCCGTTGAAAGAATGCAAAAAAACCCAACGGAAAGTGCTTACCGCGCCACTGAAAAAGCGGCCAAAAGCTTGCGCCAGGTTATTACTGGAAACCCGGATACATTAAAGAAAATTTTCGGGAAAAAAGTTGAAAAGAACGAAGAAATTATCAAGCACTCGCTTAACGTTTGTGCCCTTGCTGTAAAGCTTGCAGAAGTCAAAAGATGTACAGAGCAAGAGATGGATGACCTGGGAACAGCGGCGCTGATCCACGACATAGGGCTTACGACTTTTAACAAAGACGACATCCAGCTTTTCTATAAACCTAAGAAGTTTTTAAGCAACGACGACAAACGCGTGTACTATCTTCACTGTAAAGACGCTGCCAATATTTTAAAAGAAAAGCCCTACGTGACTCCTGCCATTCTTGAACTGGTGATGAATCACGAAGAAGTGGCCAGCGGGCTTGGGCCTAATAAAAAGAAAAAACTCTCTCTTCAGGAAGAGATCCTCTCGTTAGTTAACAACTACGACAAGCGCACGATCACCAACAAAACGTCTCCTGCTCAGACGCTGAAAGACATGATGATTGATGAGTTAGGAAACTATGAACTGAATCTTCTAAATGATTTCAAGAAAGTCCTCCAGACTGAAGGACTTCTCGAATAG
- a CDS encoding FKBP-type peptidyl-prolyl cis-trans isomerase, which produces MQVQKNKVVAIDYKLTDAKGAVIDSSANHGPLYYIQGIGNLIPGLEKELEGKNAGDNIKVTIAAKDGYGERNESLCQQVPRSQFEASEGLEVGMQFEVETEQGELIVSVTKIDGETVTVDGNHPLAGVELHFDVTIKEIRDASAEELAHGHVHGPGGHHH; this is translated from the coding sequence ATGCAAGTTCAAAAAAACAAAGTCGTAGCAATCGACTATAAACTAACAGACGCAAAAGGTGCTGTGATCGATTCTTCGGCTAACCACGGACCACTTTACTACATCCAGGGGATTGGTAACCTAATTCCAGGTCTTGAAAAAGAACTTGAAGGTAAAAATGCCGGGGACAATATTAAAGTAACAATCGCAGCGAAAGACGGTTACGGTGAAAGAAATGAATCTCTTTGCCAACAAGTTCCTCGTTCACAATTCGAAGCTTCAGAAGGCCTAGAAGTTGGAATGCAGTTTGAAGTTGAAACTGAGCAAGGCGAGCTCATCGTTTCTGTAACAAAAATCGATGGTGAGACTGTAACTGTAGACGGGAACCACCCTCTAGCAGGTGTTGAACTTCACTTTGACGTTACAATCAAAGAAATCAGAGATGCGAGCGCTGAAGAGCTAGCTCACGGTCACGTACACGGACCAGGCGGACACCACCACTAA
- a CDS encoding peptidylprolyl isomerase, translating to MKMLLAALFTLASVSAFAANPKVVIKTSKGEIVAELFEDKAPVTVKNFLTYVDKGHYKGTIFHRVIDGFMIQGGGFDKDMKEKSTGASIKNEATNGLKNEVGTLAMARTQVVDSATAQFFINVADNAFLDHRTTNEAGYGYAVFGKVITGMPVVNQIKSVKTAVRAPYEDVPVEPVVILDITRKK from the coding sequence ATGAAGATGTTACTTGCAGCTCTTTTCACTCTGGCAAGCGTAAGTGCTTTTGCCGCTAACCCAAAGGTCGTTATCAAAACATCAAAAGGGGAAATCGTTGCTGAGCTTTTCGAAGACAAAGCTCCTGTTACAGTTAAAAACTTCCTGACTTACGTAGACAAAGGTCACTACAAGGGAACTATCTTCCACAGAGTCATCGACGGATTCATGATCCAAGGTGGGGGATTTGATAAAGACATGAAAGAAAAAAGCACGGGAGCATCGATTAAGAACGAAGCGACTAACGGATTAAAAAACGAAGTGGGAACGCTGGCAATGGCAAGAACTCAGGTCGTAGATAGTGCGACAGCTCAATTCTTTATCAACGTGGCAGACAACGCTTTTCTTGATCACCGCACAACAAACGAAGCTGGTTATGGATACGCTGTATTCGGGAAAGTGATTACTGGTATGCCTGTGGTAAATCAAATTAAGAGCGTAAAAACAGCAGTGCGTGCACCTTACGAAGACGTGCCTGTTGAGCCGGTAGTTATTTTAGACATCACTAGAAAGAAATGA
- a CDS encoding ABC-F family ATP-binding cassette domain-containing protein, whose translation MISFNNVSKHYGGQVLYDNASFILRPGDKVGLVGPNGAGKTTVFRILMKEEGFEGGSITVPDKVRVAYFSQNIGEMKGRTVIEEVMSGSAKASELASEMRKIEKMLETDLDPDEMEKVLIQLGDYQTEFEKLGGYDLDTRAKEIITGLGVMPYDHDRDVGLFSGGWRMRIALAKVLIQQPDVMLMDEPTNYLDLESIVWLEQWLKDYKGAVLMTSHDRDFMNGIVNRIIEVANKTITTYTGDYDYYEKEKEIRKVQQIAQYESQQAMLQKEEEFIAKFAARASHAAQVQSRVKKIDKIERVELPPEDVVMDFTFPVPPRGSNDVVTMKNLAKTWTRDDGTPHKVFSGLTATVNRLDKIAVVGVNGAGKSTLLKVICGLTEASGGESALGPSIQAGYFSQFSLDLLNPENTVLEEISSRLPHSSNGYIRNLLAAFLFRGDDVEKKIKVLSGGEKSRVVLATLMSSNNNLLILDEPTNHLDLKSRDVLLKALKDFEGTVMYVSHDRHFLHGLSNRVFEVDKGGIRVFETGYQYYLDKKKSES comes from the coding sequence ATGATCAGTTTCAATAACGTTTCTAAACACTATGGTGGGCAAGTTCTTTACGATAATGCCTCATTTATCCTGCGTCCAGGCGATAAAGTTGGTTTAGTTGGGCCAAACGGAGCGGGAAAAACGACTGTTTTTAGAATCCTGATGAAAGAAGAGGGCTTCGAAGGGGGCTCGATCACTGTTCCTGATAAAGTTCGCGTGGCCTATTTCTCTCAGAATATTGGAGAGATGAAAGGTCGCACGGTTATTGAAGAAGTTATGAGCGGATCGGCGAAGGCCTCTGAGTTAGCTTCTGAGATGAGAAAGATTGAGAAAATGTTGGAGACAGACCTTGATCCAGATGAAATGGAAAAAGTTCTCATCCAATTAGGTGACTACCAAACTGAGTTTGAGAAACTTGGCGGTTACGATTTAGATACTCGTGCAAAAGAAATCATCACGGGTCTTGGGGTAATGCCTTACGACCACGACCGCGACGTAGGCCTCTTCTCTGGTGGATGGAGAATGAGAATTGCCCTGGCAAAAGTTCTTATTCAACAGCCAGACGTTATGCTGATGGATGAGCCTACCAACTACCTTGATCTTGAGAGTATCGTGTGGCTGGAGCAATGGTTGAAGGATTATAAGGGCGCTGTTCTTATGACTTCCCACGACCGTGACTTCATGAACGGAATCGTCAATAGAATTATCGAAGTGGCCAATAAAACAATCACGACCTACACGGGTGATTACGACTACTACGAAAAAGAAAAAGAAATCAGAAAAGTTCAACAGATCGCTCAGTATGAATCTCAACAGGCGATGCTCCAAAAAGAAGAAGAGTTCATTGCTAAGTTTGCGGCCCGTGCTTCGCACGCCGCTCAGGTACAGTCTCGCGTAAAGAAGATTGATAAGATCGAGCGCGTAGAGCTTCCACCTGAAGACGTTGTCATGGATTTTACTTTCCCGGTTCCTCCGCGCGGAAGTAACGATGTTGTAACAATGAAGAACTTAGCTAAGACATGGACTCGCGATGACGGGACTCCTCATAAAGTTTTCTCAGGACTAACAGCAACAGTTAATCGTTTAGATAAAATTGCGGTTGTTGGGGTAAACGGTGCCGGTAAGTCGACACTCCTAAAAGTTATCTGTGGTTTAACGGAAGCATCTGGAGGCGAAAGCGCTCTAGGGCCTTCAATCCAGGCGGGATACTTCTCACAGTTCTCACTAGATTTATTAAATCCAGAAAACACAGTGCTTGAAGAAATCTCAAGCCGTCTTCCACATTCATCAAACGGATACATCAGAAACCTTTTAGCAGCTTTCTTGTTCCGTGGTGATGACGTTGAAAAGAAAATTAAAGTTCTTTCAGGGGGAGAGAAATCGAGAGTTGTTCTGGCGACACTTATGTCGAGCAACAACAATCTTCTAATCCTGGATGAGCCTACCAACCACTTGGACTTAAAATCCCGCGACGTACTTTTAAAAGCTCTTAAAGATTTTGAAGGAACGGTAATGTACGTATCCCATGACCGTCACTTTTTACATGGACTATCAAATCGTGTTTTCGAAGTAGATAAAGGTGGGATCAGGGTTTTTGAAACTGGTTACCAGTACTATCTGGATAAGAAAAAATCGGAAAGCTAA
- a CDS encoding 6-pyruvoyl trahydropterin synthase family protein yields MYISTKRFTGYPCTHRQWRDEGHCRFVHGYSREFSFWFKAKTLDEKGWVMDFGGFKEFKTFLDDTFDHTFLANADDPELPLFEEMHKKGIVKLRVLESVGMEGTSKFLHQKMNEYLDKKTGGRVYCFRVETRENEKNSGLYEEDKSGFSAV; encoded by the coding sequence ATGTATATTTCAACTAAAAGATTTACAGGTTATCCCTGTACTCACCGCCAATGGCGTGATGAAGGACACTGTCGTTTTGTTCATGGTTACTCTCGCGAGTTTTCGTTTTGGTTTAAGGCCAAGACTCTCGATGAGAAGGGCTGGGTTATGGACTTCGGTGGATTCAAAGAATTTAAAACGTTTTTAGACGATACGTTCGACCATACTTTTTTGGCAAACGCTGATGATCCGGAACTTCCTCTCTTTGAAGAAATGCACAAGAAGGGAATCGTAAAACTTCGCGTGCTTGAAAGTGTAGGAATGGAAGGGACATCAAAATTCCTTCACCAGAAAATGAATGAATACTTAGATAAAAAAACAGGCGGCCGCGTGTACTGCTTTAGAGTAGAGACGAGAGAGAATGAAAAGAACTCAGGCCTTTATGAAGAAGATAAAAGCGGCTTTTCGGCCGTATAG
- the speE gene encoding polyamine aminopropyltransferase, whose translation MTTEINEKNPNELLIEKDWYSERYFHKNVATSFKIKSILHSEKSQYQKIDVLDTHGVGRLLLLDGKTMVSDHDEFVYHEVMGHIPSMVHPGIKNVLIIGGGDGGIVREYVKHPEIERIDLVEIDERVIEVSKKYFPDCTSGLSDKRVNVLPQDGVEYIKNHKNFFDVIIIDSTDPEDFAAGLFTKEFYSHVYEALTENGIMMAQTENPFYDEYGIKSFYDNLRSVYPVVKSFTGPMLIYPGVFWTFAYASKGLIPTNFNESKIPHMKELEKTLKWYNMDWHKGAFNLSNIHKRVTGC comes from the coding sequence ATGACCACTGAAATCAATGAAAAAAACCCAAATGAACTGCTGATTGAAAAAGATTGGTATTCTGAGCGCTATTTCCATAAAAATGTGGCCACTTCTTTCAAAATAAAATCCATTTTGCACTCGGAAAAAAGCCAGTACCAGAAGATCGACGTTCTGGACACGCACGGTGTTGGACGCCTGTTACTTCTCGATGGAAAAACGATGGTCAGTGACCACGATGAATTCGTCTACCACGAAGTCATGGGGCACATCCCATCGATGGTTCACCCGGGAATTAAAAACGTTTTAATCATCGGAGGTGGTGACGGTGGGATTGTTCGCGAGTACGTAAAGCACCCGGAAATCGAAAGAATTGACCTGGTAGAAATCGATGAGCGCGTAATCGAAGTTTCAAAAAAATATTTCCCTGACTGTACATCTGGACTGTCGGATAAGCGTGTAAACGTTCTTCCACAAGACGGAGTAGAGTATATCAAGAATCACAAAAACTTCTTTGATGTTATCATCATCGACTCAACTGACCCTGAGGATTTTGCAGCAGGATTATTCACAAAAGAGTTTTACTCTCATGTCTATGAGGCGTTGACAGAAAACGGAATCATGATGGCCCAGACGGAAAACCCATTCTACGACGAGTATGGGATTAAGTCGTTCTACGACAATCTTCGTTCTGTGTATCCAGTAGTAAAATCATTCACTGGTCCAATGCTAATTTACCCAGGAGTTTTCTGGACATTTGCTTACGCTTCAAAGGGACTTATTCCAACAAACTTCAATGAGTCGAAGATCCCTCATATGAAAGAGCTGGAAAAAACTCTGAAGTGGTACAACATGGACTGGCACAAAGGTGCCTTCAATCTTTCGAATATTCATAAAAGAGTGACTGGTTGTTAA
- the folE gene encoding GTP cyclohydrolase I FolE gives MIDPKKILKKVTPTPMIANDLTAAEKKEKITALFTEIMETLGLDLNDDSLKETPHRVAKMYVDEVFYGLESSSFPKITVVDNKFEYDHPVMEINIVTNSHCEHHFVPIIGKTHIAYIPNKKVLGLSKLNRIVDYFAKRPQIQERLTLQIHQALVEILETQNVAVVTDAMHACVKTRGIKDVTSMTRTSKLSGVFLQDSSHRAEFMSAIPRVQEVIY, from the coding sequence ATGATTGATCCAAAGAAAATTTTAAAGAAAGTTACTCCAACTCCAATGATTGCCAACGACCTTACGGCCGCGGAGAAAAAAGAAAAGATCACAGCTCTTTTCACTGAGATCATGGAGACGTTAGGACTTGACCTTAACGACGACTCACTAAAAGAAACTCCTCACCGTGTAGCCAAGATGTATGTGGATGAAGTTTTTTATGGTTTAGAGTCTTCTTCTTTCCCAAAGATCACTGTTGTCGACAACAAGTTTGAATACGACCACCCGGTTATGGAAATCAACATCGTGACGAACTCTCATTGCGAGCACCACTTTGTTCCCATCATTGGAAAAACTCACATTGCTTATATCCCAAACAAAAAAGTTCTGGGACTTTCAAAACTTAACCGCATTGTCGATTACTTTGCCAAACGTCCCCAAATTCAAGAGCGTTTAACCCTACAAATCCACCAGGCCTTGGTAGAGATTCTTGAAACTCAAAACGTGGCGGTAGTAACAGATGCAATGCACGCGTGCGTAAAGACCAGAGGGATTAAGGATGTGACGTCGATGACGAGAACATCGAAGCTTTCAGGGGTCTTTTTGCAGGACAGCTCGCATAGAGCAGAGTTTATGAGCGCTATCCCGAGAGTTCAGGAAGTGATTTACTAA
- a CDS encoding nuclear transport factor 2 family protein: MNLKKLFIATLSVFVLSTSLYAETLQEKNKKLVVDFYELAFNKHKPTEAAKKYIGNKYIQHNPHVPNGAEAFYNYFEGHFKKNPESHVIIKRALADGDLVALHLHSKENKADLGRAIVDIFRVENGKIVEHFDVVQEVPAKTANGNTMFEGDKEN, from the coding sequence ATGAACTTAAAAAAGCTTTTCATCGCCACACTTTCTGTCTTTGTCCTTTCCACATCACTTTATGCTGAAACTCTACAAGAGAAGAATAAGAAGCTGGTAGTGGATTTTTACGAACTGGCCTTCAATAAACACAAACCCACTGAAGCTGCCAAAAAATACATCGGCAACAAATACATCCAGCACAACCCACACGTTCCCAACGGGGCTGAAGCCTTCTATAATTACTTTGAAGGGCACTTTAAGAAGAACCCTGAATCTCACGTCATTATTAAGCGCGCCCTCGCGGATGGCGATCTGGTGGCCTTACACCTTCATAGCAAAGAAAATAAAGCAGACCTGGGGCGTGCGATCGTGGATATTTTCCGCGTAGAAAACGGCAAGATCGTCGAGCACTTCGATGTTGTTCAAGAGGTTCCAGCAAAGACTGCCAATGGGAATACAATGTTTGAGGGCGATAAGGAAAACTAG
- the speD gene encoding adenosylmethionine decarboxylase, which yields MFESKLAPGQAVKLSGFNNLTKILSFNLYDFCIALDEEQRAEYVKYIHDKYSAKKIEKIAERIVEIIQANILAVSIQDYDPVGASTMTLMSDIKGGGEPIPVSVKAHLDKSHITSHTYPDASDPNGICTFRVDLDVATCGEIIPLNAINYLFEAFECDVVYVDYVVRGYTRLENGKKIYNDQKFNSIQEFIKPEIKEQFQFASDINMPQSNIWQSKFMVKELPAANYLLHPEDANHPDVPAKMELLRKEMIEVYHMIH from the coding sequence ATGTTTGAGTCAAAATTAGCTCCCGGGCAAGCAGTTAAATTATCTGGTTTTAACAATCTGACTAAGATTTTAAGTTTCAATCTTTATGATTTTTGCATCGCTCTTGATGAAGAGCAAAGAGCAGAATACGTAAAGTATATTCACGATAAGTACAGTGCCAAAAAAATTGAAAAGATCGCTGAGAGAATCGTAGAAATTATCCAGGCCAATATCCTCGCTGTTTCAATCCAGGATTACGATCCAGTTGGAGCTTCTACGATGACGTTGATGTCTGACATCAAGGGTGGCGGAGAGCCGATTCCTGTTTCAGTAAAAGCGCATTTAGATAAATCGCACATCACGTCTCACACATACCCGGACGCTTCAGACCCTAACGGGATCTGCACATTCCGCGTAGACCTTGATGTAGCGACTTGTGGAGAGATTATCCCTCTAAACGCTATCAATTACCTATTCGAAGCATTCGAGTGCGACGTTGTCTACGTTGACTACGTTGTTCGTGGTTACACTCGTCTAGAAAACGGAAAGAAGATTTATAACGACCAGAAGTTCAACTCGATCCAGGAATTCATTAAGCCGGAAATCAAAGAGCAATTCCAATTTGCTTCAGATATCAACATGCCACAATCAAACATCTGGCAGTCGAAATTCATGGTTAAAGAACTTCCAGCGGCCAACTACCTTCTGCACCCGGAAGACGCCAATCATCCAGACGTTCCAGCTAAGATGGAACTTCTAAGAAAAGAGATGATCGAAGTTTACCACATGATCCACTAA
- a CDS encoding 2-hydroxychromene-2-carboxylate isomerase: MKKIEFYFDFLSPYSYVAWTWVRSQSYDFDFIPVSMPGIIAAYDTKGPAQIEPKRNYLFRDLLRFTKLNNVPFNTPAQLPFNSLYALRLSLLGSAGDKQKEIIDAIYRAGWEHGLDIGSDDVLKTVLKEHNLYSDELIEKMESKNARIELKQNNEKALQREIFGVPSFVVDGELFWGNDSVKYLEMYLNGMDPLDKEKYEQFLKKFTPR, encoded by the coding sequence ATGAAAAAAATAGAATTCTATTTTGATTTTCTTTCTCCGTATTCATATGTCGCCTGGACATGGGTGAGAAGCCAGTCCTACGACTTTGACTTTATCCCGGTGAGTATGCCAGGGATCATTGCGGCCTACGATACAAAGGGGCCGGCGCAGATTGAACCAAAAAGAAACTATCTTTTCCGCGACCTTCTTCGTTTTACAAAACTCAACAATGTCCCTTTTAATACACCGGCACAACTGCCGTTTAACTCGCTTTATGCTTTAAGGCTTTCGCTTTTAGGCTCAGCGGGAGACAAACAAAAGGAAATCATCGATGCTATCTACAGAGCGGGCTGGGAGCACGGTCTGGATATTGGAAGTGATGATGTTTTAAAGACGGTGCTTAAAGAGCATAATCTCTACAGCGATGAGCTGATCGAAAAGATGGAGAGCAAAAACGCCCGCATCGAATTAAAACAAAACAATGAAAAGGCCCTTCAGCGCGAGATTTTCGGCGTGCCTAGTTTTGTGGTGGATGGAGAGCTCTTTTGGGGAAATGACTCTGTTAAATATCTTGAAATGTACTTAAATGGAATGGACCCATTAGATAAAGAAAAATACGAACAGTTTCTTAAAAAATTTACACCGAGGTAA